A genome region from Alteripontixanthobacter maritimus includes the following:
- a CDS encoding ribonucleoside-diphosphate reductase subunit alpha, producing the protein MEFSKGDEQAMAMDDTVIMENETAPASTPPKTDAAKDKALPMDKQDTGSEALATATASAMATAANALAEQVTDAAEIKAESDSKRVNDRRFTIVTDDVRDANLTEFGKATLTDRYLLPGETFQSLFARVADAYADDQEHAQRLYDYMSNLWFMPATPVLSNGGTGRGLPISCYLNSVDDSLGGIVNTWNENVWLASKGGGIGTYWGNVRGIGEPVGLNGKTSGIIPFVRVMDSLTLAISQGSLRRGSAACYLDVSHPEIEEFLEIRKPSGDFNRKALNLHHGVLLTDDFMEAVRAGDKFELKSPKSGEVRGEVDARGLFQKLVETRLSTGEPYIVFSDTVNRMMPKHHRELGLKVSTSNLCSEITLPTGRDHLGNDRTAVCCLSSLNLEKWEEWEGDKDFVEDVMRFLDNVLQDYIDRAPDEMARAKYSASRERSVGLGVMGFHSFLQSKQIGFESPMAKVWNLKMFKHISGKAEEASMMLANERGPCPDAEDMGAMERFSCKMAIAPTASISIICGGTSACIEPIPANIYTHKTLSGSFVVKNPYLEKLLQKKSKDSTNTWNSILERGGSVQHLDFLTVDEKAAFKTSFEMDQRWLLEFAADRAPFIDQAQSLNLFIPADVDKWDLMMLHFQAWEKGIKSLYYLRSKSVQRAGFAGGVEADNTADAAKFELAAEGEQTDYEECLSCQ; encoded by the coding sequence ATGGAATTCAGCAAGGGCGACGAGCAGGCGATGGCGATGGACGATACCGTGATCATGGAAAACGAAACCGCCCCTGCATCGACACCGCCCAAGACGGATGCGGCAAAGGATAAGGCACTGCCAATGGACAAGCAGGATACCGGTAGCGAAGCACTAGCCACGGCTACGGCAAGCGCGATGGCAACAGCTGCCAATGCGCTGGCCGAACAGGTGACCGATGCTGCCGAAATAAAAGCCGAGTCCGACAGCAAGAGGGTCAATGACCGCCGCTTTACCATTGTCACCGACGATGTGCGCGACGCCAACCTGACCGAATTCGGCAAGGCCACGCTGACCGATCGTTACCTGTTGCCCGGCGAAACCTTCCAGTCGCTGTTTGCGCGCGTAGCCGATGCCTATGCCGACGACCAAGAGCATGCACAGCGGCTGTATGATTACATGTCGAACCTGTGGTTCATGCCTGCCACGCCAGTATTGTCGAATGGCGGCACCGGGCGCGGCCTGCCAATTTCGTGCTATCTGAATAGCGTCGATGATAGCTTGGGCGGTATCGTGAATACCTGGAATGAAAACGTCTGGCTGGCGTCCAAGGGCGGCGGCATCGGCACCTATTGGGGCAATGTGCGCGGGATCGGCGAACCGGTCGGCCTCAATGGCAAGACCAGCGGAATTATTCCGTTCGTGCGCGTGATGGACAGCCTGACGCTGGCCATTTCGCAAGGCTCGCTGCGGCGCGGATCGGCTGCCTGCTATCTCGACGTGTCGCATCCGGAAATCGAGGAATTCCTCGAAATCCGCAAGCCATCGGGCGATTTCAACCGCAAGGCGCTGAACCTGCATCACGGCGTGCTGCTGACGGACGACTTCATGGAAGCCGTACGCGCAGGCGACAAGTTCGAGCTGAAATCCCCCAAGAGCGGCGAAGTGCGCGGCGAAGTGGATGCGCGCGGCCTGTTCCAGAAACTGGTCGAAACGCGCCTGTCTACGGGCGAGCCCTACATCGTGTTCTCCGACACCGTGAACCGCATGATGCCAAAGCATCACCGCGAGTTGGGCCTGAAGGTTTCCACCTCCAATTTGTGCAGCGAAATCACCTTGCCCACCGGCCGCGATCACCTCGGCAACGACCGTACGGCGGTCTGCTGCCTATCCTCGCTCAACCTGGAAAAGTGGGAAGAGTGGGAAGGCGACAAGGATTTCGTGGAAGACGTCATGCGCTTCCTCGACAATGTGCTGCAGGACTATATCGACCGCGCACCGGACGAAATGGCACGCGCGAAATATTCCGCCAGCCGCGAACGTTCGGTGGGGCTCGGCGTGATGGGCTTCCACTCCTTCCTCCAGTCCAAGCAGATCGGCTTTGAAAGCCCGATGGCGAAGGTGTGGAACCTGAAGATGTTCAAGCACATCAGCGGCAAGGCAGAAGAAGCCTCGATGATGCTGGCCAATGAACGCGGCCCCTGCCCGGATGCCGAAGATATGGGCGCGATGGAACGGTTCAGCTGCAAGATGGCAATCGCGCCGACCGCGTCGATCTCGATTATCTGCGGCGGTACCAGCGCCTGCATCGAACCGATCCCGGCCAATATCTATACGCACAAGACCCTGTCGGGCAGCTTCGTGGTGAAGAACCCGTATCTGGAAAAACTGCTGCAGAAGAAAAGCAAGGATTCCACCAACACCTGGAATTCGATCCTCGAACGCGGCGGCTCGGTCCAGCACCTGGACTTCCTTACCGTGGACGAAAAGGCGGCGTTCAAGACCAGCTTCGAAATGGACCAACGCTGGCTACTGGAATTCGCCGCCGACCGTGCGCCGTTCATCGACCAGGCGCAGAGCCTCAACCTGTTCATCCCCGCCGATGTCGACAAATGGGACCTGATGATGCTGCACTTCCAGGCGTGGGAAAAGGGCATCAAATCGCTCTATTACCTGCGATCGAAATCCGTACAGCGGGCAGGCTTCGCCGGCGGTGTGGAAGCGGATAACACAGCCGATGCAGCCAAGTTCGAATTGGCTGCAGAAGGCGAACAGACCGATTACGAGGAATGCCTGTCCTGCCAGTAG
- a CDS encoding energy transducer TonB — MKYILSVTLAIMLTSLLALSVALPVYGREGGSGQNIPSRDIIVSSDAQVFADRARLDLERQLDRVERSIVNNRASSVSGIAQVRFEHDGQGNVVNVGHYRKSGNHMLDRIATRAVQNLTVLEQFPEEARPGQAFLANIVMSDSPIKLKRLTAKLNRREQLRLANRSDGTAPLLAIGTISRPSA; from the coding sequence ATGAAATATATACTTTCTGTAACTTTGGCAATTATGCTGACGTCGTTGCTGGCGTTGTCTGTTGCACTGCCTGTCTATGGTCGCGAAGGAGGCTCCGGCCAGAATATTCCAAGCCGCGATATCATCGTGAGCAGCGATGCGCAGGTTTTCGCTGACCGCGCCAGACTTGACCTGGAACGACAATTGGACCGAGTGGAACGATCGATAGTCAACAACCGCGCATCGAGCGTGTCCGGTATCGCACAGGTTCGTTTCGAACATGATGGCCAAGGCAACGTCGTCAATGTCGGCCACTATCGCAAATCCGGCAACCACATGCTTGACCGGATAGCTACACGGGCGGTTCAAAACCTGACGGTTCTGGAGCAATTCCCCGAAGAGGCGCGGCCAGGCCAGGCGTTTCTCGCCAATATCGTCATGTCCGATTCGCCTATCAAGCTGAAACGGCTGACCGCGAAACTTAACCGGCGCGAACAGTTGCGTCTTGCCAATCGGTCCGATGGGACAGCGCCACTGCTGGCGATCGGCACCATCTCCCGACCTTCGGCCTGA
- a CDS encoding alpha/beta fold hydrolase: MTQIQANGIAIEYESYGKDTDPPLLLIMGLGAQLTYWPMELVEALAGRGFRVIRYDNRDIGLSEKFTHTGTPSIPVTAIMTKLGLRKKLPYQLADMADDAAALLDALDIPAAHIVGASMGGMIAQHVAMRHPTKVLSLTSIMSTTGNPKLPAARKDAIKALTQRPKDTDKATITELGLTIARAIGSPDFPRDEERLREFAGSNYDRSFHPTGMPRQLAAIIADGDRRKRLQAVKAPTLVIHGEADPLVPVEGGHDTAEAIPGAKLHTIPGMGHDLPLELVDEMADAIAGHAKAA, from the coding sequence ATGACCCAGATCCAAGCCAACGGCATTGCCATCGAGTACGAATCCTATGGCAAGGATACCGATCCTCCGCTGTTGCTGATCATGGGGCTTGGCGCGCAGCTGACGTATTGGCCGATGGAGCTGGTCGAGGCGCTGGCTGGCCGCGGTTTTCGTGTCATACGCTATGACAATCGCGATATCGGACTGTCGGAAAAATTCACGCATACCGGCACCCCATCGATCCCGGTGACGGCCATCATGACCAAGCTCGGCTTGCGGAAGAAACTGCCTTATCAGCTGGCAGATATGGCGGACGATGCGGCTGCGCTGCTCGATGCGCTGGACATTCCCGCCGCGCATATCGTCGGCGCATCGATGGGCGGTATGATCGCGCAGCATGTGGCGATGCGGCATCCCACAAAGGTACTCAGCCTCACATCCATCATGTCCACCACCGGCAACCCCAAGTTGCCTGCCGCGCGCAAGGATGCGATCAAGGCACTGACGCAGCGGCCGAAGGATACCGACAAGGCCACCATCACCGAGCTCGGACTGACTATTGCACGAGCTATCGGCAGCCCCGATTTCCCGCGCGACGAGGAGCGCCTGCGCGAGTTTGCCGGCAGCAATTACGACCGCAGCTTCCACCCCACGGGAATGCCGCGCCAGCTAGCCGCGATTATTGCCGATGGCGACCGGCGCAAACGCTTGCAGGCCGTGAAAGCGCCGACCCTTGTCATCCATGGTGAGGCCGATCCCTTGGTGCCGGTAGAAGGTGGTCACGACACGGCGGAGGCTATTCCCGGGGCAAAGCTGCATACCATCCCCGGCATGGGCCATGATCTGCCGCTGGAACTGGTAGACGAAATGGCTGACGCCATAGCTGGACATGCCAAAGCCGCCTGA
- a CDS encoding GIY-YIG nuclease family protein: MEHAIIREKHIKKWNRAWKLDLIETENPRWVDLAVDLGFEPL, translated from the coding sequence ATGGAACACGCGATTATCCGTGAAAAGCACATCAAGAAGTGGAATCGCGCATGGAAGCTGGATCTGATCGAGACGGAAAACCCGCGCTGGGTTGATCTTGCGGTCGATTTGGGGTTCGAACCCCTTTGA
- the nadB gene encoding L-aspartate oxidase, which yields MAANTHDVLVIGSGAAGLTAALALAEHKKVLVLAKGSLTGGSTAWAQGGIAAVLDAGDTFDDHIRDTMVAGAGLNNRETVEFVIERAPRSIERLVELGVPFNGDSGDLHLTREGGHSHRRIVHVDDATGWAVQEALLKAADANPNITMLAGRTCVDLITGQNAARFSGSGRVWGAYALDTQTGKVEAHVARATVMAAGGAGRVYQFSTAPRGATGDGIAMAWRAGARVSNMEMMQFHPTCLYNLEVKNFLITEAVRGEGGHLLHPDTGHRFMADYDPERMELAPRDVVARAIDDQIKRYGLDYVHLDISHLPADFVRAHFPTIHEKLIGLGIDMTAQPIPVVPAQHYTCGGVVVGLDARTDLPGLWAAGEVTESGLHGANRLASNSLLECFVFGEAAARDILARFDTLDDPPTIREWDESRVTDSDEEVVIKQNWTEIRRMMWNYVGIVRTTKRLERARNRITLLGREIDDYYGAFRVTTDLIELRNLHQSAQLIVDSALARHESRGLHYTLDYPETKDTARDTVLVP from the coding sequence GTGGCGGCCAATACGCATGATGTGCTGGTCATCGGATCGGGCGCGGCCGGGCTGACCGCGGCGCTCGCGTTGGCGGAACACAAAAAAGTGCTGGTGCTGGCCAAGGGTTCGCTCACCGGCGGGAGCACGGCTTGGGCGCAAGGCGGCATCGCTGCGGTGCTGGATGCGGGCGATACGTTCGACGATCATATCCGCGACACCATGGTGGCGGGCGCCGGCCTCAACAACCGGGAGACGGTAGAGTTCGTCATCGAACGCGCGCCGCGATCTATCGAGCGACTGGTCGAACTCGGCGTGCCGTTCAACGGCGATTCCGGCGACCTCCACCTGACGCGCGAGGGCGGGCATTCCCACCGCCGGATCGTTCATGTCGACGACGCCACCGGCTGGGCCGTTCAGGAGGCGCTGCTGAAGGCGGCCGACGCCAATCCCAACATTACCATGCTTGCGGGCCGCACCTGCGTCGACCTGATTACTGGCCAGAATGCTGCGAGATTCTCCGGCAGCGGACGGGTGTGGGGGGCGTATGCATTGGATACGCAAACCGGCAAGGTCGAAGCGCACGTCGCACGCGCCACTGTCATGGCGGCAGGCGGAGCGGGACGGGTGTATCAGTTCTCCACCGCACCGCGCGGCGCAACGGGGGACGGGATCGCCATGGCGTGGCGCGCCGGTGCCCGCGTATCGAACATGGAAATGATGCAGTTCCACCCGACCTGCCTCTACAATCTTGAGGTCAAGAATTTCCTCATCACAGAAGCTGTGCGGGGCGAAGGTGGGCACCTGCTGCACCCGGACACCGGCCATCGCTTCATGGCCGATTACGACCCCGAACGCATGGAGCTCGCCCCGCGCGATGTGGTGGCTCGGGCGATCGACGACCAGATCAAGCGCTACGGCCTCGATTACGTGCATCTCGACATCAGCCACCTACCGGCCGACTTCGTGCGCGCGCATTTCCCGACCATCCATGAAAAGCTTATCGGCCTCGGCATCGACATGACGGCGCAGCCCATCCCCGTGGTCCCGGCGCAGCATTACACTTGCGGCGGCGTGGTCGTCGGCCTCGATGCGCGCACCGATTTGCCGGGCCTGTGGGCGGCTGGCGAAGTGACCGAGAGCGGTCTGCACGGCGCCAACCGGCTGGCCAGCAACAGCCTGCTGGAATGTTTCGTCTTCGGCGAGGCGGCGGCGCGCGACATTCTTGCCCGGTTCGATACGCTGGACGATCCGCCAACCATCCGCGAATGGGACGAAAGCCGGGTTACGGATTCCGACGAGGAAGTCGTCATCAAGCAGAACTGGACAGAAATCCGGCGCATGATGTGGAACTATGTCGGCATCGTGCGCACTACGAAGCGCTTGGAACGGGCCCGCAACCGAATTACTCTGCTGGGTCGGGAGATCGACGATTATTACGGCGCGTTCCGTGTCACCACCGATCTGATCGAGCTGCGCAACCTTCACCAATCCGCCCAGCTCATCGTCGACAGCGCACTCGCCCGCCACGAAAGCCGCGGGCTTCACTACACGCTCGACTACCCCGAAACGAAAGACACAGCGCGCGACACGGTACTGGTGCCTTGA
- a CDS encoding ABC transporter ATP-binding protein, with protein MPAPPPAISIRNLTKRYAPAKGATEPDAEGKLALDDVSFDVPEGGIFGLLGPNGAGKSTLINILAGLVTKTGGEADIWGFDIDTQRRNAKRAIGIVPQEIVFDPFFTPFEVLENQGGFYGISKTLRRSEELLRAVHLADKRDAYARTLSGGMKRRLLIAKAMVHSPPILVLDEPTAGVDVDLRRQLWELVTELNRDGVTVVLTTHYLEEAEELCERIAIINHGRLIANKTTRELVDMARTKIVRVTVDKDLAGPPMEDIFVKGEVTQPRTLEVTYDRDVTTAGQVLARIQQHGYAIEDVTTLEPDLEDVFVSLTSGN; from the coding sequence ATGCCCGCCCCGCCCCCCGCCATATCGATCCGAAATCTCACCAAGCGTTACGCACCTGCAAAGGGCGCGACAGAACCTGACGCGGAGGGCAAACTGGCACTGGACGACGTCAGTTTCGATGTACCCGAAGGCGGGATTTTCGGCCTGCTCGGCCCAAACGGCGCGGGCAAATCGACCTTGATCAATATCCTTGCCGGGCTGGTAACGAAAACCGGCGGAGAAGCGGATATCTGGGGTTTTGACATCGACACCCAGCGCCGCAATGCCAAGCGTGCGATCGGTATCGTGCCGCAGGAAATCGTGTTCGACCCGTTCTTCACCCCGTTCGAAGTGCTGGAAAACCAGGGTGGATTTTACGGCATCTCAAAAACGCTGCGCCGGTCGGAGGAATTGCTGCGCGCGGTGCATCTGGCGGATAAGCGCGATGCCTATGCGCGCACCTTGTCGGGCGGGATGAAGCGGCGGCTGCTGATCGCCAAGGCGATGGTGCATTCCCCGCCGATCCTGGTGCTGGACGAACCGACGGCTGGCGTCGACGTCGATCTGCGACGGCAGCTGTGGGAACTGGTGACCGAACTCAACCGTGACGGCGTAACGGTCGTGCTGACCACGCATTACCTCGAAGAAGCGGAAGAATTGTGCGAGCGCATCGCCATCATCAATCACGGCCGTCTGATCGCTAACAAGACCACCCGCGAACTGGTCGACATGGCCCGGACCAAGATCGTGCGCGTTACGGTGGACAAGGATCTGGCCGGACCGCCCATGGAAGATATATTCGTGAAGGGCGAAGTGACCCAGCCGCGTACGCTGGAGGTTACCTATGACCGCGATGTGACTACCGCCGGGCAGGTCCTCGCGCGGATCCAGCAACATGGTTATGCTATCGAGGATGTGACTACGCTGGAGCCCGATCTGGAAGATGTGTTCGTATCGCTTACGAGCGGAAATTGA
- a CDS encoding DUF4402 domain-containing protein yields the protein MGRTPSLSGRVSHRLKGWKAAAVILMAAAFALPSATAFAQAAHSQSITTRTQVTDGMQLSNPWDMDFGVVLVQGAGTIVMTPAADTTCTVTGQLIHNGTCVASQFDATGAFLRRIRIRKPAQNRIVLTGPGADMIVSNVVIGGETGILRLTQNGRSRNIRYLVINPDGTFTFKMGGTLTVAADQAPGLYTGQFEVNLDYD from the coding sequence ATGGGTCGCACTCCATCATTATCTGGCAGGGTATCGCACCGGCTGAAGGGCTGGAAAGCTGCGGCCGTAATCCTGATGGCGGCTGCATTCGCGCTGCCTTCCGCGACAGCCTTTGCACAGGCGGCCCATTCCCAATCGATTACCACCCGCACCCAGGTTACCGACGGTATGCAGCTGTCCAACCCATGGGATATGGATTTCGGCGTGGTCCTGGTTCAGGGCGCCGGCACCATCGTGATGACGCCTGCCGCGGACACGACATGCACCGTGACCGGTCAGCTGATTCACAATGGCACCTGCGTTGCTTCGCAATTCGATGCGACGGGCGCATTTCTGCGCCGCATCCGCATTCGCAAGCCTGCACAGAACCGCATCGTCCTGACCGGGCCGGGTGCAGACATGATCGTCAGCAACGTCGTGATCGGCGGTGAGACTGGTATACTGCGGCTCACACAGAATGGTCGTTCGCGCAACATTCGGTATCTGGTGATCAATCCCGATGGCACTTTCACCTTCAAGATGGGCGGCACCCTGACAGTTGCCGCCGACCAGGCGCCAGGCCTTTATACCGGCCAGTTCGAAGTCAATCTCGACTACGATTGA
- a CDS encoding zinc-finger domain-containing protein, which translates to MRTTYTPPPEVITVTTPRVSCDGASGIRAPRQIPGQAPGKTPGAAVIGATALGHPRVFLEIDEHGYVDCGYCDRRFVLEGGPADGVDQATLRDISEGGDPGHR; encoded by the coding sequence ATGCGCACCACATATACACCGCCGCCGGAAGTCATCACCGTCACCACCCCCCGCGTCAGCTGTGACGGAGCCAGCGGCATTCGGGCACCTCGTCAAATACCGGGCCAAGCGCCAGGCAAGACGCCCGGCGCCGCGGTGATCGGTGCAACCGCGCTTGGGCATCCGCGCGTGTTCCTTGAAATCGACGAGCACGGCTATGTCGATTGCGGCTATTGCGACCGGCGCTTCGTGCTGGAAGGCGGCCCGGCGGATGGGGTGGACCAGGCGACCTTGCGCGACATTTCGGAAGGTGGCGATCCCGGCCACCGCTAA
- the tldD gene encoding metalloprotease TldD, producing MTATDPRSLLYATDKLSPDEARAIAAETLKGCDDGELYLQFAASESFAFDDGRLKLADYSRDPGFGLRGVTGEMTGFAHANEISTAAIRRAGETLRLLDPAKGKPAAPPRRSNRHLYTDASPLDAVSFEKKVALLERIDAAARARDPRVKQVTASLAASWSVVEIVRADGFVATDIRPLVRLNVGIVVEKDGRRETGNFGLGGRYLYDRIMGEETWNRCIDEALAQALVNLDSVDAPAGEMTVLLGPGWPGILLHEAIGHGLEGDFNRKGTSAFSGRLGERVAAPGVTVVDDGSLIDRRGSLSIDDEGTPTEETVLIEDGILKGYMQDRLNARLMGVKPTGNGRRESYEHAPMPRMTNTFMRAGQDDPAELLSRVKNGIFAKSFGGGQVDIVSGKFVFSCTEAYKIQDGKLGAPIKGATLIGDGPTVLTKVAGIGHDFALDEGVGTCGKGGQTVPAGVGQPSLLVDGLTVGGTA from the coding sequence ATGACCGCAACCGATCCCCGCTCGCTGCTTTACGCTACCGATAAGCTATCTCCCGATGAAGCGCGCGCAATTGCCGCCGAAACGCTGAAAGGGTGCGACGACGGCGAGTTGTATCTGCAATTCGCCGCGTCGGAGAGCTTCGCCTTCGATGATGGCCGGTTGAAACTGGCCGATTACAGCCGCGATCCAGGCTTCGGTCTGCGCGGTGTAACGGGCGAGATGACCGGGTTCGCCCATGCCAATGAAATCAGCACTGCCGCCATCCGCCGCGCGGGTGAAACGCTGCGCCTGCTCGATCCGGCGAAAGGCAAACCCGCCGCTCCGCCGCGTCGCAGCAACCGGCACCTTTATACAGATGCCAGTCCGCTGGACGCTGTGTCGTTCGAAAAGAAGGTCGCCCTGCTGGAACGGATCGATGCTGCCGCCCGCGCCCGCGATCCGCGCGTCAAGCAGGTCACCGCATCGCTCGCCGCCAGCTGGAGCGTGGTGGAAATCGTGCGGGCCGACGGATTCGTGGCAACAGATATTCGCCCGCTGGTACGCCTGAATGTGGGTATTGTCGTTGAAAAGGACGGGCGGCGCGAAACCGGCAATTTCGGGCTTGGCGGACGGTATCTCTACGACCGTATCATGGGCGAGGAAACGTGGAACCGCTGCATCGACGAGGCGCTGGCGCAGGCGCTCGTCAATCTGGACAGTGTGGACGCCCCGGCCGGCGAAATGACCGTGCTGCTCGGCCCCGGCTGGCCCGGCATCCTGCTGCATGAGGCGATCGGTCATGGCCTGGAAGGGGATTTCAACCGCAAGGGCACCAGCGCGTTTTCCGGCAGGCTGGGCGAACGCGTCGCCGCGCCTGGCGTGACGGTGGTGGACGATGGCAGCCTGATCGACCGCCGCGGCTCGCTATCGATCGACGACGAAGGCACGCCGACAGAGGAAACCGTCTTGATCGAGGACGGCATTCTCAAAGGCTATATGCAGGACCGCCTGAACGCCCGGCTGATGGGCGTGAAACCCACCGGAAACGGCCGCCGCGAAAGTTACGAACACGCGCCCATGCCGCGCATGACCAACACCTTCATGCGCGCCGGTCAGGACGATCCGGCGGAACTGCTGTCCCGCGTGAAAAACGGCATATTCGCCAAGAGCTTCGGCGGCGGTCAAGTCGATATCGTGTCCGGCAAATTCGTGTTCTCCTGCACTGAGGCTTACAAAATTCAGGATGGCAAGCTGGGCGCACCGATCAAGGGCGCCACGCTGATCGGGGACGGGCCGACCGTGCTGACGAAGGTCGCAGGGATCGGCCACGACTTCGCGCTGGATGAAGGCGTCGGCACTTGCGGCAAGGGCGGCCAGACCGTCCCTGCCGGTGTCGGCCAACCCAGCCTGCTGGTGGACGGGCTGACGGTGGGCGGCACTGCCTGA
- a CDS encoding DUF924 family protein — protein MIDTSRRWADEILYVWFHRLTPSDWFVPRDAVDAMLEQRFENDLHALGTRRAQDFMQSRRTARAAILVFDQVPRNLYRGTAAAFAWDDLAKDLCEMTLVRWGTAGLSRMERQFLLMPLMHSEDIAAQEASLRWFAQPGNRGALAFARSHHRMIARFGRFPHRNEALGRNSTPAEERAVARGFSW, from the coding sequence ATGATCGATACCTCGCGTCGGTGGGCGGATGAAATTCTGTATGTTTGGTTTCATCGCCTGACACCATCGGACTGGTTCGTCCCTAGGGATGCTGTCGACGCGATGTTGGAGCAGCGGTTCGAGAACGACCTGCACGCGCTTGGCACCCGCCGCGCGCAGGATTTCATGCAATCGCGCCGAACGGCCCGGGCGGCCATCCTGGTGTTCGACCAGGTGCCGCGTAATCTCTACCGGGGCACGGCCGCGGCTTTCGCCTGGGACGATCTTGCGAAGGACCTTTGCGAAATGACACTGGTGCGCTGGGGCACCGCCGGACTGTCGCGCATGGAGCGGCAATTTCTGCTCATGCCGCTGATGCATAGCGAGGATATTGCCGCGCAGGAGGCCAGCCTCCGCTGGTTCGCGCAACCGGGCAACCGCGGCGCATTGGCATTCGCGCGATCGCACCACCGGATGATCGCACGCTTCGGCCGGTTCCCGCACCGGAACGAAGCGTTGGGGCGTAACAGTACGCCAGCGGAGGAACGCGCCGTTGCGCGCGGTTTCAGCTGGTAA
- a CDS encoding endonuclease III domain-containing protein, whose protein sequence is MRSTDLVQDRHRPRRKPLTDMAQMLNETEVETVYRQLAEAMPGRTPGAKGPKGQPDAFRSCISCMLSAQSLDRNTAKAARALFALARTPEAMLDLDDRDIAAAIKPCGLYNIKTRNIRKFCEALLAEHGGVVPDTREGLLSLPGIGRKCADIVLSFTFGKDVIAVDTHVHRVCNRIGLTKAKTADKTAQQLEARTPPWALRDGHFWLIQFGKRICTSRAPKCAQCPVSDICLWYRDAAVTS, encoded by the coding sequence ATGCGCAGCACTGACTTGGTGCAAGACCGGCACCGCCCGCGTCGCAAGCCGCTGACCGATATGGCGCAAATGCTCAATGAAACCGAAGTTGAGACTGTCTACCGGCAACTGGCCGAGGCCATGCCGGGGCGTACGCCAGGTGCGAAGGGCCCCAAAGGGCAGCCCGACGCGTTCCGGTCCTGCATATCCTGTATGCTGTCAGCCCAGTCGCTCGACCGGAACACCGCCAAAGCGGCGCGGGCGCTGTTTGCGCTGGCGCGAACTCCGGAAGCCATGCTGGATCTGGACGACCGCGATATCGCCGCCGCGATAAAGCCCTGCGGCCTGTACAATATTAAAACGCGCAACATCCGCAAGTTCTGCGAGGCGCTGCTGGCCGAACATGGCGGCGTAGTACCGGACACGCGCGAAGGACTTCTTTCACTTCCGGGCATCGGCCGTAAATGCGCCGATATCGTGCTGAGCTTTACCTTCGGGAAAGACGTGATCGCGGTCGATACGCATGTTCACCGGGTGTGCAACCGGATCGGGCTGACCAAGGCAAAAACTGCAGACAAGACGGCGCAACAACTGGAGGCGCGCACTCCGCCTTGGGCACTGCGCGACGGGCATTTCTGGCTGATCCAGTTCGGCAAACGCATCTGCACCTCCCGCGCGCCCAAATGCGCGCAATGCCCAGTCAGCGATATATGCCTGTGGTACCGGGATGCTGCTGTTACCAGCTGA
- a CDS encoding endonuclease III domain-containing protein has translation MTSQLPLEDDPRTDVLRNLQPLLVQRFGRIERTERERRAPEWVMVQGVIGARTRSEISNKAADRLLDKYGSWEAVAAAAPDELLAELATQTYPRIAAERLKACLTELVGRRGKVDLSHLTDMETSAAMDWLEQLPGIGRKVAAGVMNASTLNRRAIVLDSHHRRILQRVGLVPPKADTARAFDAIMPAMPPEWSGADYDEHHLLMKKVGQTWCRPAAPQCEPCAALTWCKTGTARVASR, from the coding sequence GTGACCAGCCAGCTACCGCTTGAAGACGACCCCCGAACAGATGTTCTGCGCAATTTGCAGCCGCTCCTGGTCCAGCGGTTCGGGCGCATTGAACGGACGGAGCGTGAACGCCGGGCACCGGAATGGGTGATGGTGCAAGGTGTCATCGGGGCGCGCACCAGATCCGAAATTTCCAACAAGGCTGCCGATCGGTTGTTGGACAAATATGGCTCATGGGAAGCCGTAGCGGCAGCTGCTCCGGACGAACTGCTCGCAGAGCTTGCCACGCAGACATATCCTAGGATTGCTGCCGAACGGCTGAAGGCTTGCCTTACTGAATTGGTCGGACGGCGTGGTAAAGTGGACCTGTCGCATCTGACGGACATGGAAACCAGCGCGGCGATGGACTGGCTGGAACAGCTCCCCGGCATCGGGCGCAAAGTCGCGGCGGGTGTAATGAACGCCAGCACGCTCAACCGGCGTGCCATCGTCCTGGATTCGCATCATCGGCGCATTCTGCAGCGCGTGGGTCTTGTGCCGCCCAAGGCCGACACGGCACGGGCATTCGATGCCATCATGCCCGCTATGCCGCCGGAATGGTCGGGCGCGGATTATGACGAGCATCATTTGCTGATGAAGAAAGTCGGCCAGACATGGTGCCGTCCCGCTGCTCCGCAATGCGAGCCATGCGCAGCACTGACTTGGTGCAAGACCGGCACCGCCCGCGTCGCAAGCCGCTGA